From a region of the Mycolicibacterium sp. MU0050 genome:
- a CDS encoding adenylate/guanylate cyclase domain-containing protein encodes MTDGALPRGRASAFVRWVVRTPWPVFTLGMVQADIIGALFVLSFLRFGLPPQDRVQLQDLPQLNLAIFVGYLLISFAIGAYVSLRLLTPVLRWQRREGLLADSDPAATDLARARALRMPIYRTAISLTNWCLGGIVFIAASWPVAGHSAPVLAVATGLGATATAIIGYLQSERTLRPVAVAALRSGTPENFRAPGVILRLVLTWTLGTGVPLLAIVLSIVASKFAILQTSADQLFTPILLMALAALVIGLAGTVLAAMSIADPLRQLRWALGEVQRGNYNAHMQIYDASELGLLQAGFNDMVRDLSERQRLRDLFGRYVGEDVARRALERGTELGGQERDVAVLFVDLVGSTQLASTRPPAEVVNLLNEFFRVVVETVARHGGFVNKFQGDAALCIFGAPIEHPDSYGAALAAARDLHDELLPVLGSSEFGIGVSAGRAIAGHIGARARFEYTVIGDPVNEAARLTELAKLEEGRVLASSQAVSGALDAEALSWDVGEVVELRGRIAPTQLARPIRLAALPQIPNIANSPDVPGGADVSDVSASEPG; translated from the coding sequence GTGACCGATGGGGCGCTGCCGCGGGGACGAGCCAGTGCGTTCGTCCGCTGGGTCGTGCGCACTCCATGGCCGGTCTTCACCCTCGGGATGGTGCAGGCCGACATCATCGGTGCCCTGTTCGTCCTGAGCTTCCTGCGCTTCGGCCTGCCCCCGCAGGACCGGGTGCAACTCCAGGACCTGCCTCAGCTGAACCTGGCCATCTTCGTGGGCTATCTGCTGATCTCGTTCGCGATCGGCGCCTACGTCAGCCTCCGATTGCTGACGCCGGTGCTGCGCTGGCAGCGCCGCGAGGGCCTGCTGGCCGATTCCGACCCGGCCGCCACCGACCTCGCGCGCGCCCGGGCCCTGCGGATGCCGATCTACCGCACCGCGATCAGCCTGACCAACTGGTGCCTGGGCGGCATCGTGTTCATCGCGGCCAGTTGGCCGGTGGCCGGCCATTCCGCGCCGGTGCTCGCCGTGGCCACCGGGTTGGGGGCCACGGCCACCGCGATCATCGGCTACCTGCAGTCCGAACGCACCCTGCGGCCCGTGGCCGTGGCCGCGCTGCGCAGCGGTACCCCGGAGAACTTCCGGGCCCCCGGGGTGATCCTGCGCCTGGTGCTGACTTGGACGCTGGGCACCGGCGTGCCCCTGCTGGCCATCGTGCTGTCCATCGTCGCGAGCAAGTTCGCGATCCTGCAGACCTCCGCCGACCAGCTGTTCACGCCGATCCTGCTGATGGCGCTGGCGGCGCTGGTGATCGGGCTGGCCGGCACGGTGCTGGCGGCCATGTCGATCGCGGACCCGCTGCGCCAGCTGCGCTGGGCGCTCGGCGAGGTCCAGCGCGGCAACTACAACGCGCACATGCAGATCTACGACGCCAGCGAACTCGGCCTGCTGCAGGCCGGATTCAACGACATGGTGCGCGACCTGTCCGAACGGCAGCGGCTGCGTGACCTGTTCGGCCGTTACGTCGGCGAGGACGTCGCCCGGCGGGCCCTGGAACGGGGCACCGAGTTGGGCGGGCAGGAACGCGACGTCGCGGTGCTGTTCGTCGACCTGGTCGGCTCGACTCAGCTGGCCTCCACGCGCCCGCCCGCAGAGGTGGTCAACCTGCTCAACGAGTTCTTCCGGGTGGTGGTGGAAACCGTTGCCCGCCATGGCGGTTTCGTCAACAAGTTCCAAGGTGACGCGGCGCTGTGCATCTTCGGCGCACCCATCGAGCACCCGGACTCCTACGGCGCCGCGCTGGCCGCCGCCCGCGACCTGCACGACGAGCTGCTGCCGGTGCTGGGCAGCTCCGAGTTCGGCATCGGGGTCTCGGCCGGCCGCGCCATCGCCGGCCACATCGGCGCGCGAGCCCGCTTCGAATACACCGTGATCGGCGACCCGGTCAACGAGGCCGCGCGGCTGACCGAGCTCGCCAAGCTCGAGGAAGGTCGCGTGCTGGCGTCGTCACAGGCGGTCAGCGGCGCCCTGGACGCCGAAGCGCTGAGCTGGGATGTCGGCGAGGTCGTGGAACTGCGCGGCCGCATCGCGCCCACCCAGCTGGCCCGACCGATCCGGCTCGCCGCGCTCCCGCAGATCCCGAACATCGCCAACTCCCCAGATGTCCCGGGCGGCGCCGACGTCTCGGACGTCTCCGCGTCCGAGCCCGGCTGA
- a CDS encoding DNA polymerase III subunit delta' produces the protein MSGVFARLVGQHTVEAELVAAAQTARGDAIHSPTGAGSMTHAWLFTGPPGSGRSVAALCFAAALQCTSDGVPGCGQCRDCTTAMAGTHADVRRVIPEGLSIGVGEMRAIVQIASRRPSTARWQIVVIEDADRLTEGAANALLKVVEEPPPSTVFLLCAPSVDPEDIAITLRSRCRHIALVTPSADAIAQVLMDRDGLDAEDARWAASVSGGHVGRARRLATDPEARDRRKRALGLARDAATPSRAFAAAEELVAAAEAEAKALTEERNDSETEELRTALGAGGTGKGTAGTMRGAAGAIKDLEKRQKSRQTRASRDALDRALIDLASYFRDALLVALQASQSGGGVTPNHPDMADRVAAMAEHASPDRLLRCIEAVLQCREALAVNVKPRFAVDAMVASVGQALRSDL, from the coding sequence ATGTCAGGGGTTTTCGCGCGCTTGGTGGGCCAACACACGGTGGAGGCCGAACTCGTGGCTGCCGCGCAGACCGCTCGGGGTGACGCGATTCACAGCCCGACGGGCGCCGGAAGCATGACACACGCGTGGCTGTTCACCGGTCCGCCGGGCTCGGGCCGGTCGGTCGCGGCGCTGTGTTTCGCGGCGGCGTTGCAGTGCACCTCCGACGGCGTGCCGGGCTGCGGTCAGTGTCGGGACTGCACGACGGCCATGGCCGGCACCCACGCCGACGTCCGGCGCGTCATCCCGGAGGGCCTGTCCATCGGCGTCGGCGAGATGCGGGCGATCGTCCAGATCGCGTCGCGGCGGCCGAGCACCGCCCGCTGGCAGATCGTGGTGATCGAGGATGCCGACCGGCTCACCGAGGGGGCGGCCAACGCTCTGCTCAAGGTGGTCGAGGAGCCGCCGCCGTCCACGGTGTTCCTGCTGTGTGCCCCGTCGGTGGACCCGGAGGACATCGCGATCACGCTGCGGTCGCGGTGCCGGCACATCGCGTTGGTGACCCCGAGCGCCGACGCCATCGCGCAGGTCCTGATGGATCGCGACGGGCTGGACGCCGAGGATGCCCGCTGGGCGGCCTCGGTCAGCGGCGGGCACGTCGGGCGGGCGCGCCGGTTGGCGACCGACCCGGAGGCGCGTGACCGACGCAAACGGGCGCTGGGCCTGGCGCGCGACGCCGCCACCCCGTCGCGGGCGTTCGCCGCGGCCGAGGAGCTGGTGGCCGCCGCCGAGGCGGAGGCCAAGGCGCTCACCGAGGAACGCAACGACTCCGAGACCGAGGAGCTGCGCACCGCGCTGGGTGCGGGCGGCACGGGTAAGGGCACCGCCGGCACCATGCGCGGGGCCGCCGGGGCCATCAAGGATCTCGAGAAGCGGCAGAAGTCGCGGCAGACCCGGGCGTCCCGGGACGCGCTGGACCGTGCGCTGATCGACCTGGCGAGCTACTTCCGTGACGCGTTGCTGGTGGCGTTGCAGGCCTCGCAGAGCGGTGGCGGCGTCACCCCCAACCATCCGGACATGGCCGACCGGGTGGCCGCGATGGCCGAGCACGCGTCCCCGGACCGGCTGCTGCGCTGCATCGAGGCGGTGCTGCAATGCCGGGAGGCGCTGGCGGTCAACGTCAAGCCGAGGTTCGCCGTCGATGCGATGGTGGCCTCGGTGGGACAGGCCCTGCGCAGCGACCTGTAG
- a CDS encoding carboxymuconolactone decarboxylase family protein: MTNLRDDGLNVFREMLPGLLPDNLPNKDVSFGTGFASELMEIGIEGIFGRLWSREGLSRRDRSLVTLGILIALGAEMEMESHFRIARQNGLTEDELAEVIYHASGYAGFPAANTAKDAALKALGKNIQA; encoded by the coding sequence ATGACTAACTTGCGCGACGACGGCCTCAACGTGTTCCGCGAGATGCTGCCGGGCCTGCTGCCCGACAACCTGCCGAACAAGGACGTGAGCTTCGGCACCGGGTTCGCCTCCGAGTTGATGGAGATCGGCATCGAGGGCATCTTCGGCCGGCTGTGGAGCCGGGAGGGGTTGTCCAGGCGCGACCGCAGCCTGGTCACCCTCGGCATCCTGATCGCGCTCGGCGCGGAAATGGAGATGGAGTCGCACTTCCGGATCGCCCGGCAGAACGGCCTGACCGAGGACGAGCTGGCCGAGGTCATCTATCACGCGTCGGGTTACGCCGGGTTCCCCGCCGCCAACACCGCCAAGGACGCGGCACTCAAGGCTCTGGGCAAGAACATTCAGGCCTGA